Proteins co-encoded in one Paraburkholderia terrae genomic window:
- a CDS encoding acyl-CoA dehydrogenase family protein — translation MSAATALATSNVHTLQSEPADALPLDAVIEEIAARRDEFDRLSHVPRDVIAKLKRAGIYRAGTPRRFGGDARAPGEFLAMIERIAVADGSAAWVASFGSANVYLAALPLATQQAIYASGPDQVFAGGLFPVQAAQPALGGWRVNGTWKFASGCKGADWLGVGIGVGKDGGAPGKPRTAVFRPAQVEIVENWDVVGMQGTGSHDLRVTDQFVADDWTFVRGGTPTVDEPLYRYPTIAYAAQVLAVVNLGLARAALDVANQMAGGRKTTTGAPQLADRAYYRIELAKAEAQLRSARAFFYESTDEVWQSILAGNDVTPDQVSLLRLAATQIAREGADVVGRAYRLGGTMAIYRSHPLQRLMRDAMVVTQHAFLGEGNYDGAGAVFVGVPPIPGYL, via the coding sequence ATGTCAGCCGCCACTGCCCTCGCCACAAGCAACGTTCACACGCTGCAATCGGAACCCGCCGATGCCTTGCCCCTCGATGCGGTGATCGAAGAAATCGCCGCGCGTCGCGACGAGTTCGATCGGCTGTCGCACGTGCCGCGCGATGTGATCGCGAAGCTCAAGCGCGCCGGCATCTATCGCGCGGGCACGCCGCGGCGCTTCGGCGGCGACGCGCGCGCACCGGGCGAATTTCTCGCGATGATCGAACGCATTGCCGTCGCGGACGGCTCGGCTGCGTGGGTCGCGAGCTTCGGCAGCGCGAACGTGTATCTCGCCGCGCTGCCGCTCGCGACGCAGCAAGCGATCTACGCCAGCGGCCCCGATCAGGTGTTCGCCGGCGGCCTCTTTCCCGTACAGGCCGCGCAGCCTGCGCTCGGCGGCTGGCGCGTGAACGGCACGTGGAAATTCGCGAGCGGCTGCAAGGGCGCGGACTGGCTCGGCGTCGGTATCGGCGTGGGCAAGGATGGCGGCGCACCCGGCAAGCCGCGCACGGCCGTGTTCCGTCCGGCGCAGGTCGAGATCGTCGAGAACTGGGACGTGGTCGGCATGCAAGGCACGGGCAGCCACGATCTGCGCGTCACTGACCAGTTCGTCGCCGACGACTGGACCTTCGTGCGCGGCGGAACGCCGACGGTCGATGAGCCGCTGTATCGCTATCCGACCATCGCCTACGCGGCCCAGGTGCTGGCCGTAGTAAACCTTGGGCTGGCGCGCGCCGCACTCGACGTCGCCAATCAGATGGCGGGCGGCCGCAAGACGACGACGGGCGCGCCGCAACTCGCCGATCGCGCGTACTACCGGATCGAACTCGCGAAGGCCGAAGCGCAGTTGCGCTCGGCGCGCGCGTTCTTCTACGAATCGACGGACGAAGTGTGGCAGTCGATCCTCGCCGGCAACGACGTGACGCCCGATCAGGTCAGCCTGCTGCGCCTCGCGGCCACGCAGATCGCGCGCGAAGGCGCGGACGTGGTGGGCCGCGCGTACCGGCTGGGCGGCACGATGGCAATCTATCGCTCGCATCCGCTGCAACGTCTGATGCGCGACGCGATGGTTGTCACGCAGCACGCGTTCCTCGGCGAAGGTAATTACGACGGCGCGGGCGCCGTGTTCGTCGGCGTGCCGCCGATCCCCGGCTATCTGTAA
- a CDS encoding PDR/VanB family oxidoreductase: MQAQSFKVRVDAVRDEAHGVRSFVISRLDGVPFDAYEPGAHIDVTSPSGVTRQYSLCGDPDCRDTHLFAVKKETQSRGGSRSLHDDVQIGTELSVGAPRNLFRLAENASRHVLIGAGIGITPLLSMAYRLQKMNVPFELHYFARSAEHAAFLPLLSRAPFDAYAKLHFGIEPDALDAELAACLADVPQGTHVYTCGPVPFMDRVVAAGEARLPADAIHLERFTAEPQAPGSEAALDSFDVQLASSGQTVRVDSKTSIVEALAAIGIEVDTSCGEGVCGTCMVDVVSGEPEHRDHCLSKAERASNSVICCCVSRSRSPVLVLDL; encoded by the coding sequence ATGCAAGCTCAATCGTTCAAGGTTCGCGTCGACGCCGTGCGCGACGAAGCACACGGCGTCCGCTCATTCGTCATTTCGCGCCTCGATGGCGTGCCGTTCGACGCGTACGAACCCGGCGCGCACATCGATGTCACGAGTCCCTCGGGCGTCACGCGCCAATATTCGCTATGCGGCGACCCCGATTGCCGCGACACGCATCTGTTCGCCGTCAAGAAAGAAACGCAGTCGCGCGGCGGCTCGCGTTCGCTGCATGACGACGTGCAGATCGGCACCGAACTGTCCGTCGGCGCGCCGCGCAATCTGTTTCGCCTCGCTGAAAACGCCAGCCGGCATGTGCTGATCGGCGCGGGCATCGGCATCACGCCGCTGCTTTCGATGGCATATCGGCTGCAGAAGATGAACGTGCCGTTCGAATTGCACTACTTCGCGCGCAGCGCCGAACATGCGGCGTTTCTTCCGCTGCTCTCGCGCGCTCCGTTCGACGCGTACGCGAAGCTGCATTTCGGCATCGAGCCGGACGCGCTCGATGCAGAACTCGCCGCATGTCTTGCCGACGTGCCGCAAGGCACGCATGTCTACACATGCGGCCCCGTGCCGTTCATGGATCGCGTGGTCGCGGCGGGCGAAGCGCGCCTTCCTGCCGATGCAATTCATCTCGAACGCTTCACCGCCGAGCCTCAAGCGCCCGGCAGCGAAGCCGCGCTCGACAGCTTCGACGTACAACTGGCCAGCAGCGGGCAGACCGTGCGCGTGGACAGCAAGACTTCGATCGTCGAAGCACTCGCTGCGATCGGCATCGAAGTGGACACGTCGTGCGGCGAAGGCGTATGCGGCACCTGCATGGTCGACGTGGTGAGCGGCGAGCCCGAGCATCGCGACCATTGTCTGAGCAAGGCGGAACGCGCGAGCAACAGCGTGATCTGCTGCTGCGTGTCGCGCTCCCGCTCGCCCGTGCTCGTGCTCGACCTCTGA
- a CDS encoding MDR family oxidoreductase, whose product MKGILIEKQDNGSRASITDIDEANLPAGDVTVRVEWSTLNYKDALAITGRSPVVRSFPLVPGIDFAGIVEASEHAQWKAGDHVILNGYGVGEKHWGGLAQRARVSGDWLVRTPAPLTSRDAMAVGTAGYTAMLCVLALERHGVTPAPGKVLVTGAAGGVGSVAIMLLAKRGYHVIASTGRPAESDYLRELGAQEIIDRAELSGPGKPLAKERWVAAVDAVGSHTLANACAGTAYGGIVAACGLAQGMDFPATVAPFILRGVTLAGIDSVMAPHERRVEAWQRIAQDLSTARLAAMVKEISLAEALAAAPDVLDGKIRGRLVVDVNR is encoded by the coding sequence ATGAAAGGCATCTTGATCGAGAAGCAGGACAACGGCAGCCGCGCGTCCATCACCGACATCGACGAAGCGAATCTGCCCGCAGGCGACGTGACCGTACGTGTCGAATGGTCGACGCTCAACTACAAGGACGCGCTTGCGATCACGGGCCGCTCGCCCGTCGTGCGCAGCTTTCCGCTGGTGCCCGGCATCGACTTCGCGGGCATCGTCGAAGCGAGCGAGCACGCGCAATGGAAAGCCGGCGACCACGTGATCCTGAACGGCTATGGCGTCGGCGAAAAGCACTGGGGCGGACTCGCGCAACGCGCGCGCGTGAGCGGCGACTGGCTCGTGCGCACGCCTGCCCCGCTGACATCACGCGACGCGATGGCCGTCGGCACGGCTGGCTACACGGCGATGCTATGCGTGCTCGCGCTCGAACGTCACGGCGTCACGCCGGCGCCAGGCAAGGTGCTCGTGACGGGCGCAGCGGGCGGCGTCGGCAGCGTCGCGATCATGCTGCTCGCGAAGCGCGGCTATCACGTGATTGCATCGACGGGACGTCCTGCTGAGTCGGACTATCTGCGCGAACTGGGCGCGCAGGAGATCATCGATCGCGCGGAACTGTCCGGGCCGGGCAAGCCGCTCGCGAAGGAGCGCTGGGTCGCTGCCGTCGATGCCGTGGGCAGTCACACGCTGGCGAACGCCTGTGCGGGCACCGCGTATGGCGGGATCGTCGCCGCATGCGGACTCGCGCAAGGGATGGACTTCCCCGCCACCGTCGCGCCCTTCATTTTGCGCGGCGTGACACTTGCAGGCATCGACAGCGTGATGGCGCCGCACGAGCGCCGCGTCGAGGCATGGCAGCGCATCGCGCAAGACCTGAGCACGGCGCGGCTGGCCGCAATGGTCAAGGAGATCAGCCTTGCGGAAGCGCTGGCGGCCGCGCCAGACGTGCTCGACGGCAAGATCCGCGGGCGGCTCGTGGTGGACGTCAACCGATAG
- a CDS encoding aspartate/glutamate racemase family protein: protein MRIACLHTADSNVAVFDTVAQQLNLPQGSLHHEVRADLLAAAELARGLTPDIERQTCDALLNLGRGADVVLLTCSTLGLCITVVSANAPVPMIRVDSALAEEATRAGGKVIALCAVETTLAPTARIFTDAAKRSGAEVEIRLVQDAWQLFRAGEHAAYLAKIAAATEDAYQDGATIVALAQASMAGAAALLTQAMKPLTSPASGLIAAMNALRP, encoded by the coding sequence ATGCGCATCGCGTGCTTACACACGGCAGACAGTAACGTCGCGGTGTTCGACACAGTGGCACAGCAGTTGAATCTGCCACAGGGCTCGCTGCACCATGAAGTGCGCGCTGACCTCCTCGCAGCTGCAGAACTCGCTCGCGGGCTGACCCCGGACATCGAACGTCAGACTTGCGATGCCCTGTTGAATCTGGGACGTGGTGCGGACGTAGTACTTCTCACATGTTCCACTCTGGGGCTCTGTATCACAGTCGTATCGGCCAATGCCCCTGTCCCCATGATAAGAGTCGACAGTGCCTTGGCAGAAGAGGCGACGCGTGCCGGCGGCAAAGTGATTGCGCTATGCGCTGTTGAGACGACGCTGGCACCGACTGCACGGATATTTACGGACGCGGCGAAGCGATCCGGTGCTGAGGTCGAAATCCGGCTCGTGCAGGACGCCTGGCAGTTGTTCAGAGCGGGCGAACACGCCGCTTACCTGGCGAAGATCGCTGCCGCAACGGAAGACGCCTACCAGGACGGCGCCACCATTGTCGCGTTGGCTCAGGCATCCATGGCGGGCGCGGCAGCGTTATTGACGCAAGCGATGAAGCCGCTCACCAGCCCGGCAAGCGGTCTCATCGCGGCGATGAACGCCCTGCGCCCATAA
- a CDS encoding nuclear transport factor 2 family protein, giving the protein MSDITLASSTLEALQARIVALEAENAVRKTITRYMALCDVPSGTLDGETLAALFTQDAIWEGIGPQYTQKFGHLRGHEAILAMLQRYLPPVPHFATNVHFLTSETIAVDGARAKGRWIMLQASGYVDARAELIAARLEIDFVPAQDGRNWLIQHFRTERLFDAPWQVNARKDTTT; this is encoded by the coding sequence ATGAGCGATATCACGTTGGCATCCAGCACGCTCGAAGCCTTGCAGGCGCGCATCGTCGCGCTCGAAGCCGAAAACGCGGTGCGCAAGACCATTACGCGTTATATGGCCTTGTGCGATGTGCCCTCGGGTACGCTCGACGGCGAGACGCTTGCCGCACTGTTCACGCAAGACGCGATCTGGGAAGGCATCGGCCCGCAGTACACGCAGAAGTTTGGCCATCTGCGCGGGCATGAGGCTATCCTTGCAATGCTGCAGCGTTATCTGCCACCCGTGCCGCACTTCGCGACCAATGTGCATTTCCTGACGTCGGAGACGATCGCCGTTGACGGCGCACGCGCGAAAGGCCGCTGGATCATGCTGCAGGCGTCGGGTTATGTCGATGCGCGCGCCGAACTGATCGCCGCGCGGCTCGAAATCGACTTCGTGCCCGCGCAGGACGGCCGCAACTGGCTGATCCAGCACTTTCGCACCGAGCGCCTCTTCGATGCGCCCTGGCAAGTCAACGCTCGCAAGGACACGACAACATGA
- a CDS encoding PAS domain-containing sensor histidine kinase, protein MNFPAEEDFHRLLDALTLCVLLHDAQTKAIVWANRAACVALGFSLEELLPLKAPDMTRPEPKYRREVGVAAMDRAITQGPQVYEWCYRSRAGIDMLSEAIATYVPLHERAVVMVQFRDITEEEATRRKLRRYETRLREFMQDLGEGVAVLTPRGKLEYISESGRRVLGVGPGEALGGVPDYCTPADRNRLITQLRHATSEQPTHAQRYRITRRDGATRWLRITCRRVAIENDLNGLLIHFRDISDEVATEEARRTEARMLEYAGRYNAMGEMATAIAHELSLPLAAVRNFIEGAIQRLGQGSVDSAIWGLRSADRQAEHAALIIKSVREYIVKREPTETHADLRDILSDVAYFIELRAKEAGVRMRIEQASEALPVFCERVLIGQVILNLAFNALEALTEAKGTTGVVTLATAMAEGRAELRVIDNGPGVHADAHERLFDGFSSSKAGGNGIGLSLCKNIVTRHGGRIWAQAADGGGLECRVALPLELALAPDARI, encoded by the coding sequence ATGAACTTTCCCGCCGAAGAAGATTTTCACCGTCTGCTCGACGCATTGACGCTGTGCGTGCTGCTGCACGACGCGCAGACGAAGGCGATCGTATGGGCCAATCGCGCGGCCTGTGTCGCGTTGGGTTTCTCGCTCGAAGAACTGCTGCCGCTCAAGGCACCCGACATGACGCGTCCCGAGCCGAAGTACCGGCGCGAGGTCGGCGTGGCCGCGATGGATCGCGCGATCACGCAAGGGCCGCAGGTGTACGAATGGTGTTACCGCTCGCGTGCGGGCATCGACATGTTGTCGGAAGCCATTGCGACGTATGTGCCGTTGCATGAGCGTGCCGTCGTGATGGTGCAGTTCCGCGACATCACCGAAGAAGAGGCGACGCGCCGCAAGCTGCGCCGCTATGAAACGCGCCTGCGCGAATTCATGCAGGATCTCGGCGAAGGCGTGGCGGTGTTGACGCCGCGCGGCAAGCTCGAATACATCAGCGAGTCGGGGCGCCGCGTGTTGGGAGTGGGGCCGGGTGAAGCACTCGGTGGCGTGCCCGACTACTGCACGCCCGCCGATCGCAACCGGCTCATCACGCAGTTGCGTCACGCGACGAGCGAGCAGCCGACGCATGCGCAGCGCTACCGGATCACGCGCCGCGACGGTGCGACGCGCTGGTTGCGCATCACGTGCCGGCGGGTTGCGATCGAAAACGACCTGAATGGCTTGCTGATTCACTTCCGCGACATCAGCGACGAGGTCGCGACGGAAGAAGCGCGCCGCACGGAAGCGCGCATGCTCGAATATGCGGGCCGCTACAACGCAATGGGTGAGATGGCGACTGCCATTGCGCACGAGTTGAGTCTGCCGCTTGCCGCCGTGCGTAATTTCATCGAAGGCGCAATTCAGCGTCTGGGGCAGGGCAGCGTCGACTCCGCGATCTGGGGACTGCGCAGCGCGGACCGTCAGGCCGAGCATGCGGCGCTCATCATCAAGAGCGTGCGCGAGTACATCGTCAAGCGCGAGCCGACTGAAACGCATGCCGACCTGCGCGACATCCTGAGCGACGTCGCGTACTTCATCGAATTGCGGGCGAAGGAAGCCGGCGTGCGCATGCGGATCGAACAGGCGAGCGAAGCGTTGCCCGTGTTTTGCGAGCGCGTGCTGATCGGCCAGGTGATTTTGAATCTCGCGTTCAATGCGCTCGAAGCGTTGACGGAAGCAAAGGGCACGACGGGCGTCGTGACGCTCGCGACGGCCATGGCGGAGGGGCGCGCCGAACTGCGCGTGATCGACAACGGCCCCGGCGTACACGCCGACGCGCACGAACGTCTGTTCGACGGCTTTTCTTCTTCGAAGGCGGGCGGCAATGGCATCGGCCTTTCGCTGTGCAAGAACATCGTCACACGGCATGGCGGACGCATCTGGGCACAAGCGGCAGACGGCGGCGGGCTCGAATGCCGCGTCGCGTTGCCGCTCGAACTCGCGCTCGCTCCCGATGCACGCATCTAG
- a CDS encoding aromatic-ring-hydroxylating dioxygenase subunit beta, translating to MMDDRNALFSQQTLARAIEFIWREAEMLDRRDYRAWLELWDASGFYVVPIDPQATDFAATLNYAYDDQHMRELRVQRMVSGYSASASDAARTVRTVSRFTLTSDTADVVEVKSAQVIVAYKRGVSTIFAADLTHKISFATGEPRLVEKVIRLIDSTEALSAIGFLL from the coding sequence ATGATGGACGATCGCAACGCACTCTTCTCGCAACAGACTCTCGCGCGCGCCATCGAATTCATCTGGCGCGAAGCCGAGATGCTCGACCGCCGCGACTATCGCGCGTGGCTCGAACTGTGGGACGCATCGGGCTTCTATGTCGTGCCGATCGATCCGCAAGCCACCGACTTTGCCGCGACGCTTAACTACGCGTACGACGATCAGCACATGCGCGAACTGCGTGTGCAGCGCATGGTGTCCGGCTATTCGGCTTCGGCCTCCGATGCGGCACGCACCGTACGCACGGTGTCGCGCTTCACGTTGACGAGCGATACCGCCGATGTCGTCGAAGTGAAATCGGCGCAGGTGATCGTCGCGTACAAGCGCGGCGTGTCGACGATCTTCGCCGCCGATCTCACGCACAAGATCAGCTTCGCGACAGGCGAACCGCGACTTGTCGAAAAGGTGATTCGCCTGATCGACTCGACGGAAGCGTTGAGCGCGATCGGCTTCCTGCTGTGA
- a CDS encoding LysR family transcriptional regulator, whose protein sequence is MTSIDHVDLNLLRVFQAIVDERSLTKAGERLALSQPAISYSLARLRTLFDDPLFIRTRSGMQPTPIALELASIVGRALDTVREALRYAESFDPATSTRTFRLSLSDAGEMAYLPAICEALHERAPRVKLSVEPLPVEEIEDALRSSRLDFAIGNLPMLMARTRHQLLFEETYVCMTRKRRGLPAGSALSLEHFLQASHVQVRSVEHSHHALDDALRAQGVGRNIVLQLPHFVALPGVLAVTDLFATLPQRLAGILNGNDAFRIYTLPVPIPQATVTMHWHEHFHEDEGIAWMRDLMAEMVKRFDKT, encoded by the coding sequence ATGACCTCAATCGATCACGTCGATCTCAATCTGCTGCGCGTGTTTCAGGCGATCGTCGATGAGCGCAGCCTCACGAAAGCAGGCGAACGGCTAGCGTTGTCGCAACCCGCCATCAGTTATTCGCTGGCGCGTTTGCGCACGCTGTTCGACGACCCGCTGTTCATCCGCACCCGCTCGGGCATGCAGCCCACGCCGATTGCGCTGGAGCTTGCAAGCATCGTGGGCCGCGCGCTCGATACGGTGCGCGAGGCGCTGCGTTACGCGGAGAGTTTCGACCCAGCGACGAGCACGCGCACGTTCCGGCTGTCGCTTTCGGATGCGGGAGAAATGGCTTATTTGCCGGCGATCTGCGAGGCGTTGCACGAGCGCGCGCCGCGCGTGAAGCTGTCGGTCGAGCCGCTGCCCGTGGAAGAGATAGAAGATGCGCTGCGTTCGAGCAGGCTCGATTTCGCAATCGGCAATCTGCCGATGCTGATGGCGCGCACGCGCCATCAGTTGCTATTCGAAGAGACGTATGTGTGTATGACGCGCAAGCGCCGCGGCCTGCCGGCAGGTTCGGCGTTGAGTCTCGAACATTTCCTGCAGGCTTCGCATGTGCAGGTGCGCTCCGTCGAGCACAGTCACCATGCGCTCGACGATGCGTTGCGCGCGCAAGGCGTGGGCCGCAACATCGTGCTGCAGTTGCCGCACTTCGTGGCGCTGCCCGGCGTGCTGGCTGTGACTGATCTGTTCGCGACGTTGCCGCAAAGGCTTGCAGGCATCCTCAACGGCAACGACGCGTTTCGCATCTACACGTTGCCTGTGCCGATTCCACAGGCCACCGTGACGATGCACTGGCACGAGCACTTCCACGAAGACGAAGGCATCGCGTGGATGCGAGACCTGATGGCCGAAATGGTGAAGCGCTTCGACAAGACGTAG
- a CDS encoding aromatic ring-hydroxylating oxygenase subunit alpha → MSDTTWQTIDTSTLRERVHADRIAPSLYYDPNLFEAELERIFYKTWVWVAHESELPNPGDFRTTTIGRQPVIVVRDKTGAVNVLQNRCRHRGATVCEEHKGNAKGFTCPYHSWSYALDGTLRALPYGDGYEGVCEKGDLPLAKLRVGIYQGLIFASFDENVEPLEDFLGGAKPWIDLFMKQGAGFPIKANGEHKFKFKGNWKIQLENTTDLYHFPVVHKSWMKSIDDETAAAITSFMTSDEAFCRSLGNGHSLAVLVPELVDLDKDDGAPLPERFNELAAQLAERHTPEEVRRIVRSLMGVGFNLNLFPNLALSMAFFRVLRPISAEETEIRHVALAMDGGPDEANRVRLRIHEHFQGPFGFGSPDDAEAWERVQRGSYAGPEVPILVNRGLNRETTAANGEKTAHATDETGMREAYRQWRAMMEQT, encoded by the coding sequence ATGAGCGACACTACCTGGCAAACCATCGACACCAGTACGCTGCGCGAGCGCGTTCACGCCGATCGCATCGCGCCCTCGCTGTACTACGACCCGAACCTGTTCGAAGCCGAACTCGAGCGCATCTTCTACAAGACGTGGGTCTGGGTCGCACATGAAAGCGAACTGCCGAACCCCGGCGACTTCCGCACCACCACGATCGGCCGGCAACCCGTGATCGTCGTGCGCGACAAGACGGGCGCGGTGAACGTGCTACAGAACCGCTGCCGCCATCGCGGCGCGACCGTGTGCGAAGAACACAAGGGCAATGCAAAAGGCTTTACGTGCCCGTATCACAGCTGGTCATATGCGCTCGACGGCACGCTGCGTGCGCTGCCCTACGGCGACGGCTACGAAGGCGTATGCGAGAAAGGCGACCTGCCGCTCGCGAAGCTGCGCGTCGGCATCTATCAAGGGCTGATCTTCGCGAGCTTCGACGAGAACGTCGAACCGCTCGAAGATTTTCTCGGCGGCGCGAAGCCGTGGATCGACCTGTTCATGAAGCAAGGCGCAGGCTTTCCGATCAAGGCGAATGGCGAACACAAGTTCAAGTTCAAGGGCAACTGGAAAATCCAGCTCGAGAACACGACGGACCTGTATCACTTCCCGGTCGTACACAAGTCGTGGATGAAATCGATCGACGACGAAACGGCGGCCGCGATCACCAGCTTCATGACGAGCGATGAGGCGTTCTGCCGTTCGCTCGGCAATGGCCATAGCCTCGCCGTGCTGGTGCCGGAACTCGTCGATCTCGACAAGGACGATGGCGCGCCGCTGCCCGAGCGCTTCAACGAACTGGCCGCGCAGCTCGCCGAACGCCACACGCCGGAAGAAGTGCGGCGCATCGTGCGTTCGCTGATGGGTGTCGGCTTCAACCTGAACCTGTTCCCTAACCTCGCGCTGTCGATGGCGTTCTTCCGCGTGCTGCGCCCCATTTCCGCCGAAGAAACGGAAATCCGCCACGTCGCGCTCGCAATGGACGGCGGCCCCGACGAAGCGAACCGCGTGCGCCTGCGCATTCACGAACACTTCCAGGGCCCGTTCGGTTTCGGTAGTCCCGACGATGCGGAAGCATGGGAACGCGTGCAGCGCGGCTCGTATGCAGGCCCCGAAGTACCGATTCTCGTCAACCGTGGATTGAATCGCGAAACGACGGCCGCGAACGGCGAAAAGACCGCACACGCAACGGATGAAACGGGCATGCGCGAAGCGTATCGCCAGTGGCGCGCAATGATGGAGCAGACATGA
- a CDS encoding pyrrolo-quinoline quinone has protein sequence MHRQLSASLVSSTSETARTLSRVSKAAVALTLALFCTACGNGSSDSASTSNAGTNGTGAGSGSGSGTSGSGGNAAPTATASVATDVLTHHNDLARTGQMLAETTLTPANVNSATFGKLAFLPADGKVDGQPLSVTSLSINGTTHNVIYVVTEHNSVYAYDADNYAQLWKVSLTGTNETPSDNRGCNDITPEIGITSTPVIDRSRGANGVLYAVAMTKDASGGLHHRLHALDLASGAELFGGPTEIAATAQGTGGNSVNGVLTFDPSLHTERVALTLVNGNIFMGWTAHCMAGAYTGWIMSYSADTLQQTGVVNVAPNGHQGSVWMAGSGMASDGTSIYLVDGNGTFGTTLDANGFPVDSDYGNSFMKLSASPLKVTDYFAPLDVVALANADGDFGSGGAMLLPDQKTADGTIKHLAVAAGKDNKIYVVDRDTMGKFNASANNIWQVLTGTLAGGIWGSPAYFNGTVYYGALNDNIKALPVTNAMVASTAASKSPTTFAYPGAVPAISANGTSNAILWAAENGTTGALHAYDATNLGSELYNSNQAGTRDQWGAGNKFITPMISRGKVYVGATNGVVVFGLLH, from the coding sequence ATGCATCGACAGCTGTCAGCATCCCTGGTCTCTTCGACGAGCGAGACGGCTCGCACGCTTTCACGCGTCAGCAAGGCTGCCGTCGCACTGACGCTCGCGCTCTTTTGCACGGCATGCGGCAACGGCTCGTCGGACAGCGCGAGCACCAGTAACGCCGGCACTAATGGCACGGGAGCGGGCTCAGGCTCAGGCAGCGGCACATCGGGTTCGGGCGGCAATGCAGCACCGACAGCGACCGCCTCAGTCGCCACCGACGTGCTGACACATCACAACGATCTCGCACGCACTGGTCAAATGCTCGCCGAGACGACGCTCACACCGGCCAACGTCAATTCGGCAACGTTCGGCAAACTCGCGTTTCTGCCCGCCGACGGCAAGGTGGACGGCCAGCCGCTCTCGGTCACCAGCCTGTCGATCAACGGCACGACCCACAACGTGATCTATGTCGTGACGGAGCACAACAGCGTCTACGCGTACGACGCCGACAACTACGCGCAACTATGGAAGGTCTCGCTGACGGGCACGAACGAAACACCCAGCGACAATCGCGGCTGCAACGACATCACGCCGGAAATCGGCATTACGTCGACGCCCGTCATCGACCGCAGTCGTGGCGCGAATGGCGTGCTGTACGCGGTCGCGATGACGAAGGATGCAAGCGGCGGCCTTCATCACCGCCTGCATGCCCTCGATCTCGCGAGCGGCGCCGAACTCTTCGGCGGTCCGACCGAAATCGCGGCGACCGCGCAAGGCACGGGCGGCAACAGCGTCAACGGCGTACTCACCTTCGATCCTTCGCTGCACACGGAGCGCGTCGCGTTGACGCTCGTAAACGGCAACATCTTCATGGGCTGGACGGCGCATTGCATGGCCGGCGCGTACACGGGCTGGATCATGAGCTATAGCGCCGACACGTTGCAGCAGACAGGCGTCGTCAACGTCGCGCCGAACGGTCATCAGGGATCGGTCTGGATGGCGGGCTCGGGCATGGCATCGGATGGCACGTCCATTTATCTGGTGGACGGCAACGGTACGTTCGGCACGACGCTCGATGCCAACGGCTTCCCCGTCGATAGCGATTACGGCAATTCGTTCATGAAGCTGTCGGCCAGCCCGCTCAAGGTGACCGACTACTTCGCGCCGCTCGACGTCGTGGCGCTCGCAAACGCAGACGGCGACTTCGGCTCGGGCGGTGCGATGCTGTTGCCCGATCAGAAGACTGCCGACGGCACCATCAAGCATCTCGCGGTCGCGGCAGGCAAGGACAACAAGATCTATGTGGTCGATCGCGACACGATGGGCAAATTCAACGCGAGCGCGAACAACATCTGGCAGGTGTTGACGGGCACGCTGGCGGGCGGCATCTGGGGCTCGCCCGCTTATTTCAACGGCACCGTCTACTACGGCGCATTGAACGACAACATCAAGGCGCTGCCCGTCACCAATGCGATGGTTGCCAGCACGGCTGCATCGAAGAGCCCGACGACCTTCGCCTATCCGGGCGCCGTGCCCGCGATATCGGCGAATGGGACCTCGAACGCCATACTGTGGGCCGCGGAAAACGGCACGACGGGCGCGCTGCACGCGTACGACGCGACCAATCTCGGCAGCGAACTCTACAACAGCAATCAGGCGGGAACCCGCGACCAGTGGGGCGCGGGCAACAAATTCATCACGCCGATGATCTCGCGCGGCAAGGTCTACGTCGGCGCGACCAACGGCGTCGTCGTGTTCGGCCTGCTGCATTGA
- a CDS encoding tautomerase family protein, with amino-acid sequence MPTLEVYLPHGHDEARKASLIQGLTQATVAAIGAPAEAVRILLSEMPATHFGLGGKTAAHGAPPSLPVIVAILIAGRTDAQKEALIAALSETAAAVLDAPLQATRVMIKDIPNTDFGIGGQTARSLGR; translated from the coding sequence ATGCCTACACTCGAAGTCTATCTGCCGCATGGACACGACGAAGCGCGCAAAGCGTCGCTGATCCAGGGTCTCACACAAGCAACGGTCGCCGCGATCGGCGCGCCTGCCGAAGCCGTGCGCATCCTGCTGAGCGAAATGCCCGCCACGCATTTCGGTCTGGGCGGCAAGACTGCGGCTCATGGCGCGCCGCCTTCGCTGCCCGTGATCGTCGCGATCCTGATTGCCGGCCGCACCGATGCGCAAAAAGAAGCGCTGATCGCCGCGTTATCTGAAACGGCCGCCGCCGTGCTCGATGCGCCGCTTCAGGCCACGCGCGTGATGATCAAGGACATTCCCAACACTGACTTCGGCATTGGCGGTCAGACGGCCCGCTCGCTTGGACGCTGA